In a genomic window of Phaenicophaeus curvirostris isolate KB17595 chromosome Z, BPBGC_Pcur_1.0, whole genome shotgun sequence:
- the DCP2 gene encoding m7GpppN-mRNA hydrolase, whose translation METKRAEIPSAVLDDLCSRFILHIPSEERDNAIRVCFQIELAHWFYLDFYMQNTPGLPQCGIRDFAKAVFNHCPFLLPQGEDVQKVLDEWKEYKMGVPTYGAIILDETLENVLLVQGYLAKSGWGFPKGKVNKEEAPHDCAAREVFEETGFDIKDYICKEEYIELRINDQLARLYIIPGVPRNTKFNPKTRREIRNIEWFSIDKLPCHKNDMTPRSKLGLAPNKFFMAIPFIRPLREWISRRNGGDSSDSENGFSSTGSTPFKPNLEKARSKTRCSQQVLTDGSSGEQCAKPKQPQKPCNHSETSEVLKMKSQSFKSNGRKQHQETSSQKKRTNGTQSQPVKQNHALKCEKKLSTRRLQDNFETADAAQEMCCPSEDPPPEHAEGHSVACNGHYKFAFSSRAFLSFKFDHDAIMKSFDL comes from the exons ATGGAGACCAAACGGGCCGAGATCCCCAGCGCCGTCCTGGACGACCTGTGCAG CCGATTTATTTTGCACATTCCAAGTGAAGAGAGAGACAATGCAATCAGAGTGTGTTTTCAGATTGAACTTGCCCATTGGTTTTACTTGGATTTCTACATGCAAAACACACCAGGATTACCTCAGTGTGGGATAAGAGACTTTGCTAAAGCTG TCTTCAATCACTGCCCTTTTTTACTGCCTCAAGGTGAAGATGTACAAAAGGTTTTAGATGAGTGGAAAGAATACAAAATGGGAGTGCCAACCTATGGTGCAATTATTCTTGATGAGACACTTGAAAAT GTTCTTTTGGTTCAGGGCTATTTAGCGAAGTCTGGTTGGGgatttccaaaaggaaaagtaaataagGAAGAGGCTCCTCATGACTGTGCTGCTAGAGAG GTGTTTGAAGAAACTGGATTTGACATAAAAGATTATATCTGCAAAGAAGAATACATCGAGTTGCGAATTAATGATCAGTTAGCACGGCTGTACATCATTCCAGGAGTTCCCAGGAACACAAAATTCAACCCCAAAACTAGAAGGGAAATTCGG aatattGAGTGGTTTTCCATAGACAAATTACCATGCCACAAAAATGACATGACGCCAAGATCCAAGCTGGGTTTGGCACCTAACAAGTTTTTTATGGCAATTCCCTTCATCAG GCCACTGAGAGAATGGATTTCCCGAAGGAATGGAGGAGATTCCTCAGATAGTGAGAATGGATTTTCATCTACAGGCAGCACACCCTTTAAGCCCAACTTGGAAAAAGCTAG ATCCAAAACTCGGTGCAGTCAGCAGGTGCTTACAGATGGCTCTTCAGGAGAACAGTGTGCGAAGCCAAAACAGCCACAGAAGCCATGTAATCATTCTGAGACGTCTGAAGTTTTGAAAATGAAG AGTCAGAGCTTCAAGAGCAATGGAAGAAAGCAGCATCAGGAAACTTCGAGCCAAAAGAAGCGAACAAACGGAACCCAGAGTCAACCAGTTAAGCAAAACCATGCCTTG aaatgtgaaaaaaagctTAGTACAAGAAGGCTTCAAGATAACTTCGAAACAG caGATGCAGCACAAGAGATGTGTTGCCCCAGTGAAGACCCACCGCCAGAACAcgcagagggacattctgtggCATGCAATGGCCATTACAAATTTGCTTTCTCATCAAGAGCTTTCTTGAGTTTCAAGTTTGACCATGATGCCATAATGAAAAGTTTTGACCTCTGA